The following are encoded together in the Methanotorris formicicus Mc-S-70 genome:
- the brxL gene encoding BREX system Lon protease-like protein BrxL translates to MSNLDSKIKRYFPYESVYKSPERYSVFIGKNLPSFIRDWLISKFTDEDGELDKDALLEFLETYIPIKNDKIKGELINEGKTIKILTRIIVEPDVKSGILKFSIPELNIKFSEGRVPQHIAKKYPELRGGEVWGVVELGYVPPQGKEKGVIEIVDYKPFKPYDVDLEYYKSVRKEFTLEEWIDLLIRSMEYNPDGFESLDQKLLFLSRLLVFVEPRLNLIELAPKGTGKSYIFGNLSKYGWIISGGTVSRAKLFYDINRSMQGLVGRYDFIAMDEIQTIKFTDEMELLGALKSYLEQGTFTVGNFKGTANTSFILLGNIPLDSNNRPINRRYFDNLPRFFRDSALLDRFHGFIEGWKLPRVHEDLKIKGYALNVEYFSEILHTLRECGEYATIVDELLDIPPKADTRDTTAIKRLCTGYLKLLYPHAESADDVNLGDFETFCLKPAMEKRKIIKQQIHLIDDEFKPGIPTIKVKK, encoded by the coding sequence ATGAGTAATTTAGATTCAAAGATAAAAAGATATTTTCCATACGAATCGGTTTATAAAAGTCCTGAAAGGTATAGTGTATTTATTGGTAAAAATTTACCTTCATTTATAAGAGATTGGTTAATAAGCAAATTTACCGACGAAGATGGGGAGTTAGATAAAGATGCATTGTTAGAATTCTTAGAAACATACATTCCAATAAAGAATGATAAAATTAAGGGGGAGTTAATAAACGAGGGTAAAACAATAAAAATATTAACGAGAATCATAGTTGAACCAGATGTAAAATCTGGAATACTAAAATTTAGCATACCTGAACTCAATATAAAGTTTAGTGAGGGCAGAGTCCCACAACATATCGCAAAAAAATATCCCGAACTAAGAGGGGGTGAAGTGTGGGGCGTTGTTGAGTTAGGATATGTTCCACCACAAGGAAAAGAAAAAGGAGTTATTGAAATTGTGGATTATAAACCATTTAAACCTTATGATGTGGATTTAGAATATTATAAATCAGTAAGAAAAGAATTCACATTAGAAGAGTGGATTGATTTACTAATAAGGTCTATGGAATACAACCCAGATGGATTTGAATCATTAGACCAAAAATTGTTATTTTTAAGTAGGTTATTAGTATTTGTTGAGCCAAGATTAAATTTAATAGAATTGGCTCCAAAAGGAACTGGAAAATCATATATTTTTGGTAATTTAAGTAAGTATGGTTGGATTATTAGTGGAGGAACAGTTTCAAGAGCAAAATTATTTTACGACATAAATAGAAGTATGCAAGGACTCGTTGGAAGATATGACTTCATTGCTATGGATGAAATTCAAACAATAAAATTTACTGATGAAATGGAGCTTTTAGGAGCTTTAAAGAGCTATTTAGAACAAGGAACATTTACTGTAGGGAATTTTAAAGGAACTGCTAACACAAGTTTTATTCTTTTAGGAAACATACCTTTAGATTCAAATAATAGACCAATAAACCGTAGATATTTTGATAATCTTCCAAGATTTTTTAGAGATTCTGCATTATTGGATAGATTTCACGGATTTATAGAAGGTTGGAAATTACCAAGGGTTCATGAAGATTTAAAAATTAAGGGTTATGCTTTAAATGTAGAATACTTTTCTGAAATATTGCATACATTGAGGGAATGTGGTGAGTATGCAACAATTGTTGATGAGCTATTAGATATCCCTCCTAAAGCTGATACAAGGGATACTACTGCTATTAAAAGACTTTGCACTGGTTACTTAAAATTGCTCTATCCGCATGCTGAATCTGCTGATGATGTAAATTTAGGGGACTTTGAAACTTTCTGCTTAAAACCCGCAATGGAAAAAAGAAAAATAATTAAACAACAAATTCATTTGATTGATGACGAGTTTAAACCAGGTATTCCAACGATAAAAGTAAAAAAATAA
- the pglZ gene encoding BREX-4 system phosphatase PglZ has product MEIREFNNIDELLEETKNDKESTDYIKDRFPIRFIFFPNKDIFKEFIKKMINTKNVKLKFEEIPMSCYLTSEDVIKFINSKIEDDKDLLIVPVSEIARFYDSKSFSSLFQQLSEIEFRNNKNKVRIYIPIIGLYSRFEKEFLKNFSREEWAPIWKLNSIPDKKINGYCLNIELNYKKVENLSDNYTIIRTFEDWGNLWKKEETKDILSLCEEINYLFQYFQPDSFFNFENIDTYDKFLEKILKINIPIPYNDKEKEFWRELIEHTIMNNIRNFKELIQKTFKKIEVLYDDIIELWVRGNKFQRWLLKWCVLINKNWENKYLYKVLEDIDRYDDISNLELSLWLKIFDISVNKEKEIFDERRKLIKMFYNLSMRSPKNIEPILKEKFSKVSNLKLKQKIRYLTDLTQFEKEQIILCLIQGLRNNELTKNEILELLREIYPNLYYYLGGVNFSNLDEENRWVIGYFNEYKWSKVLDEVSNGLLNILNEKNKDENSFAEWYWKFKTSKDILAQIEKDEHTKIVWIDGLGVEFASLIKNIVNNSENYFIEDIFIGRTELPSITELNKFECEKINDLDKYIHKQNPYRHPKCIVEEVDIVNGIIKNILGSYDKIIIVSDHGFTPFALKRYGNVKKYDFEAGHEGRYVWLDTLGENVRNNIKDNNDYIRDPNNRALVALKYTSLGDIPRREVHGGATPEEVLVPIIVISKDKDKINYEISYKRTILVKNPILYLDITPYPKYNPYVIFKNQRLDLSYDNSEKKWFVNLPTKKPEKYNLKISIGKFSKDIQIEIKGGMKERDLL; this is encoded by the coding sequence AAAAAATGTTAAACTAAAGTTTGAAGAAATTCCTATGTCTTGCTATCTTACTTCAGAAGATGTGATTAAGTTTATTAACTCAAAAATAGAGGATGATAAAGATTTGTTAATAGTTCCAGTTTCAGAAATAGCAAGATTCTATGATAGCAAAAGTTTTTCGTCACTATTCCAACAGCTTTCTGAAATAGAGTTTAGAAATAATAAAAACAAAGTAAGGATTTACATACCAATAATTGGTTTATATAGTAGATTTGAAAAAGAATTTTTAAAAAATTTCTCAAGAGAAGAATGGGCTCCAATTTGGAAATTAAATAGTATCCCTGATAAAAAAATAAATGGGTATTGCTTAAATATCGAATTAAATTATAAAAAAGTTGAAAATCTTAGCGATAACTATACTATAATAAGAACATTTGAAGATTGGGGGAATTTATGGAAAAAAGAAGAAACAAAAGATATATTGTCATTATGTGAAGAAATTAATTATTTGTTTCAATATTTCCAGCCAGATTCTTTTTTTAATTTTGAAAACATTGATACTTATGATAAGTTCTTAGAAAAAATTCTAAAAATAAACATCCCTATACCCTACAATGATAAGGAGAAAGAGTTTTGGAGGGAGCTGATAGAGCATACTATTATGAATAATATAAGAAATTTTAAAGAATTAATACAAAAAACATTCAAAAAAATAGAGGTTCTTTATGATGATATTATAGAACTTTGGGTAAGGGGCAATAAATTCCAAAGATGGTTGTTAAAATGGTGTGTTTTAATTAATAAAAATTGGGAAAATAAGTATCTCTATAAAGTTTTAGAAGATATTGATAGATATGACGATATTTCAAATTTAGAGCTATCATTATGGCTCAAAATATTCGATATAAGTGTTAATAAAGAAAAAGAAATTTTTGATGAAAGACGAAAATTAATAAAAATGTTCTATAACCTATCCATGAGAAGTCCAAAAAATATTGAACCAATATTAAAAGAGAAGTTTTCAAAAGTATCTAATTTAAAATTAAAACAAAAAATTAGGTATTTAACTGACTTAACACAATTTGAAAAAGAACAGATAATTTTATGTCTTATTCAGGGATTAAGAAACAATGAATTAACAAAAAATGAAATTTTAGAATTACTAAGGGAAATTTATCCCAATCTTTACTATTACTTAGGTGGAGTTAATTTTTCTAATTTAGATGAAGAAAACAGATGGGTTATTGGATACTTTAATGAATATAAGTGGTCTAAAGTTTTGGATGAAGTATCTAATGGCTTATTAAATATATTAAATGAAAAAAATAAAGATGAAAACTCATTTGCTGAATGGTATTGGAAATTTAAAACTTCTAAAGACATATTAGCACAAATTGAAAAAGATGAACATACTAAAATAGTTTGGATTGATGGATTAGGTGTAGAATTTGCTTCTTTAATAAAAAACATAGTCAATAATTCTGAAAACTATTTCATTGAGGATATATTTATAGGAAGAACGGAACTGCCATCAATAACTGAATTAAATAAATTTGAATGTGAAAAAATAAATGATTTAGATAAATACATTCACAAACAAAATCCATATAGACATCCAAAATGTATAGTGGAGGAGGTTGATATCGTAAATGGTATTATTAAGAATATTTTAGGCAGTTATGATAAGATTATTATCGTTTCTGACCATGGATTTACACCATTTGCTCTAAAAAGATATGGAAATGTAAAAAAATATGATTTTGAGGCAGGGCATGAGGGTAGATATGTTTGGCTCGATACATTGGGTGAGAATGTTAGAAACAATATTAAAGATAACAATGATTACATTAGAGACCCAAATAATAGAGCATTAGTTGCATTAAAATACACTTCATTGGGAGATATTCCAAGAAGAGAAGTTCATGGAGGAGCTACTCCAGAAGAAGTTTTAGTCCCAATAATTGTAATCTCAAAAGATAAGGACAAAATTAATTATGAAATAAGTTATAAAAGAACCATATTGGTAAAAAACCCAATTTTGTATTTGGATATAACTCCTTATCCAAAATATAATCCTTATGTAATATTCAAAAACCAGAGGTTAGATTTAAGTTATGATAACTCAGAGAAAAAATGGTTCGTTAATTTACCAACAAAAAAGCCAGAAAAATACAATCTTAAAATTTCAATAGGTAAATTTAGTAAGGATATTCAAATAGAAATCAAGGGTGGAATGAAAGAGAGGGATTTACTATGA